The sequence below is a genomic window from SAR324 cluster bacterium.
CTGTTAAGGATGCCTACGAGCTTGCGAAGACCCCCAGTGGGACTGTCGACAACGTAATGCAGGCTCACAGTCTGCGTCCCCACACCATGGTGGGACATCTCAAACTATATCGAAGTGTTCTGCACCATCCTGAAAACAGTTTACCCCTCTGGTTTCTTGAGGCTGTTGGCGTATACACCAGCTTGCTCAACGAATGTGTCTACAGCTACACCCACCACTTTGCCAACATGCAGCGTTTGTTGGAAGATCCTCAGCGGTCAAAAGTAATTGAAGAAGCACTGCGTGACCAAATGCCAGAGAAAGCTTTCTCTGGCAAAGATCTAGCGTTGATC
It includes:
- a CDS encoding alkylhydroperoxidase, which gives rise to MSAWIHMVPLEEAAGSVKDAYELAKTPSGTVDNVMQAHSLRPHTMVGHLKLYRSVLHHPENSLPLWFLEAVGVYTSLLNECVYSYTHHFANMQRLLEDPQRSKVIEEALRDQMPEKAFSGKDLALIRYTGKLTLTPGKICEQDLLDAREAGASDGEILEVNQVCAYFCYSNRTLNGLGVQLGEDAIGFYKE